The proteins below come from a single Roseiflexus sp. RS-1 genomic window:
- the fabF gene encoding beta-ketoacyl-ACP synthase II — MSRRVVVTGMGAVSPLGLDVPALWQGIREARSGIGPITLCDASNLDSRIAGEVRGFDPYNYMDRKEVRRNDRFIHLAIAAATEALRTAELSITRENADAIGVIIGSGIGGITTLAEGVVTLQERGPSRISPFLVPAMITNMASGQVSMMFGLKGPNYCPTSACASGAHAIGEAAEIIRRGWAVAMVAGGSEAPITPIGIASFASAKAISTRNDDPTGASRPFDADRDGFVLAEGGAVLVLEDLEFARSRGARILAELVGYGLSADAYHITQPPPGGEGALRSMRAALHHAGLSPDDIDYINAHGTSTPAGDIAETEAIKRLLGERAYRVPVSSSKSQFGHLLGAAGAIEAIVSILAIQEGLLPPTINYTMPDPQCDLDYVPNTPRPARIDVVLSNSFGFGGHNVSLIFRRYEEVG; from the coding sequence ATGTCACGGCGTGTCGTTGTTACCGGAATGGGCGCCGTCAGCCCGCTTGGGCTTGATGTCCCGGCGCTCTGGCAGGGGATCCGCGAAGCGCGGAGCGGGATCGGTCCAATAACGCTCTGTGATGCTTCGAATCTGGACTCGCGCATCGCAGGCGAGGTGCGCGGCTTCGATCCGTACAACTATATGGACCGTAAAGAGGTCCGTCGGAACGACCGTTTCATTCACCTGGCAATTGCTGCCGCGACCGAGGCGCTGCGCACTGCCGAGTTGTCCATCACGCGGGAGAACGCCGACGCGATCGGTGTCATCATCGGCAGCGGAATTGGCGGCATCACCACGCTGGCTGAAGGGGTCGTCACGTTGCAAGAGCGGGGTCCGTCGCGGATCAGCCCGTTTCTCGTGCCAGCGATGATCACGAATATGGCATCCGGTCAGGTGTCGATGATGTTTGGACTCAAAGGTCCAAACTATTGTCCGACGTCCGCCTGCGCCAGTGGTGCGCACGCGATTGGCGAGGCAGCGGAGATCATCCGGCGTGGTTGGGCGGTGGCAATGGTGGCGGGCGGAAGCGAGGCGCCGATCACGCCGATCGGTATTGCATCGTTTGCCAGCGCCAAAGCCATTTCGACCCGCAACGACGATCCGACTGGCGCGTCGCGCCCGTTTGACGCTGATCGTGATGGGTTTGTCCTGGCGGAGGGCGGTGCGGTGCTGGTGCTGGAAGACCTGGAGTTCGCTCGGTCGCGCGGAGCGCGCATTCTGGCAGAACTGGTCGGCTACGGTCTCTCAGCGGATGCCTACCACATTACGCAACCGCCGCCTGGCGGCGAAGGCGCGTTGCGTTCGATGCGCGCTGCGTTGCACCATGCCGGTCTCTCGCCCGATGACATCGATTACATCAATGCCCATGGCACCAGCACGCCAGCTGGCGATATAGCCGAGACTGAGGCGATCAAGCGCCTGCTCGGCGAGCGCGCCTATCGCGTGCCGGTCAGTTCGAGCAAGTCGCAGTTTGGTCACCTGCTCGGCGCTGCTGGCGCCATCGAAGCAATCGTCAGCATTCTGGCGATTCAGGAAGGTCTCCTCCCGCCGACGATCAACTACACCATGCCCGACCCGCAGTGCGACCTGGATTATGTGCCCAACACGCCGCGGCCTGCGCGCATCGATGTCGTGCTCAGCAATTCGTTCGGCTTCGGCGGTCATAATGTATCGCTCATCTTCCGACGCTATGAGGAAGTCGGTTGA
- a CDS encoding protein kinase domain-containing protein, whose product MLKRWFRRRRRLNDAQLGREYRVDDVIDQRYEVQQVRRGYMGVVYIAYDRQRRRRVVLKTYQTKYLWDEAAIRRFNAEAELWIRLGSHPNIVRAYEIHTYMGRPHVVAEYVHGGSLRALVGRLQPVEAIDYGIQICRGMQHAVEQLNMVHRDLKPDNIMVSFDGRARVTDFGLSKVLRPWQTLFDADQVEHHGRITLRASFSTSGLGGTLPYMAPELFDGAAASVWSDIYAFGVTLYELFVGRLPFDAQRDDALIRLIRKAPPPDPRNLAPNVPPDAAAIVLRCLAKRPGERFLSFAELEAALQRVREALVGAPFVCESSFDQRDEAEQWKERGLAHMNMSEYKEAIRCFKRAVELDQDQPDSWDLMARCLLKLWMYHEALQSVEEGLRRAVSRTEFGNLYGARGEIFTAMQKPLEALTAYDKALSYMPSMPALWRGKGALLQHIGDAQSAQECFEKAIALDPSDTIAHRQLGDLLASRGRWKAAVDSYAEALKLDPRSVEGWVKYGESLLRLGRKEEARIAFEKALKLDPEHRGALAGLRQAGK is encoded by the coding sequence ATGCTCAAACGATGGTTTCGGCGTCGCCGACGTCTTAACGATGCGCAACTCGGACGCGAGTACCGGGTCGATGATGTTATCGATCAGCGTTACGAAGTGCAGCAGGTCCGGCGCGGTTATATGGGGGTCGTGTATATTGCGTATGACCGCCAGCGCCGCCGGCGTGTCGTCTTGAAGACGTATCAAACGAAATACCTCTGGGACGAAGCCGCAATCCGGCGTTTCAACGCCGAAGCGGAACTCTGGATTCGCCTCGGCAGCCATCCCAACATTGTGCGCGCATACGAGATCCATACCTATATGGGTCGTCCTCATGTTGTCGCCGAGTATGTGCACGGCGGTTCGCTGCGCGCGCTGGTGGGGCGTCTGCAACCGGTAGAAGCGATCGATTACGGCATCCAGATCTGCCGGGGGATGCAGCACGCGGTCGAACAGTTGAACATGGTTCACCGCGATCTCAAACCGGACAACATTATGGTGTCGTTCGATGGACGCGCCAGGGTGACCGATTTCGGCTTATCGAAAGTCTTGCGTCCCTGGCAAACATTGTTCGATGCCGATCAGGTTGAGCATCACGGTCGCATCACGCTGCGCGCCTCATTTTCGACGTCGGGTTTGGGCGGCACATTGCCGTATATGGCGCCAGAACTGTTCGATGGCGCTGCTGCCAGCGTGTGGAGCGACATTTATGCGTTCGGCGTGACCCTCTACGAATTGTTTGTCGGTCGCCTGCCGTTCGATGCGCAGCGCGACGATGCCCTGATCCGCCTTATTCGCAAAGCGCCGCCGCCCGATCCGCGCAATCTGGCGCCCAATGTGCCGCCAGATGCAGCGGCGATTGTCTTGCGTTGTCTGGCGAAGCGTCCCGGTGAGCGATTTCTGTCCTTCGCCGAACTCGAAGCGGCGCTGCAACGTGTGCGCGAAGCGCTCGTCGGCGCACCGTTCGTCTGCGAATCGTCGTTCGACCAGCGGGACGAAGCCGAACAGTGGAAGGAACGCGGTCTGGCGCATATGAACATGAGTGAGTACAAAGAAGCGATCCGCTGCTTCAAGCGCGCGGTCGAACTCGATCAGGATCAACCGGATAGTTGGGACCTGATGGCGCGCTGTTTGCTCAAACTCTGGATGTACCACGAGGCGCTGCAATCTGTGGAGGAGGGGTTGCGCCGTGCGGTGAGTCGCACCGAGTTTGGCAATCTGTACGGCGCGCGCGGCGAGATTTTTACGGCAATGCAGAAGCCGCTCGAAGCGCTGACAGCATACGATAAAGCACTCTCGTACATGCCCAGTATGCCCGCGCTGTGGCGCGGCAAAGGTGCGCTGTTGCAGCATATTGGAGATGCACAGTCAGCTCAGGAATGCTTCGAAAAAGCGATTGCGCTCGATCCTTCCGACACGATTGCGCACCGTCAGCTTGGCGACCTGCTGGCTTCGCGCGGGCGCTGGAAAGCGGCGGTGGATTCGTATGCCGAAGCGCTCAAACTCGATCCGCGTTCGGTGGAGGGATGGGTGAAGTATGGCGAGAGCCTGCTCCGACTTGGGAGAAAGGAAGAGGCGCGCATAGCGTTTGAGAAGGCGCTCAAACTCGACCCGGAGCATCGTGGCGCACTCGCCGGGTTACGTCAGGCAGGAAAGTAA
- a CDS encoding glycosyltransferase family 2 protein codes for MLAIIIVSWNVRTLIDRCIATVQASLADSGIDYRIMVVDNASTDGTPVLLRTRYPGVEVIEAGRNLGFAGGNNLALRRLFARNDWNARYVLLLNPDTEVIGDALPQMVRYLETHPEVAVVGPRLRYPDGTVQSSRRRFPTPGVFFWESTPLEWRWSDNPWVRYYRCADLPDNREQAVDWLVGAALMVRRSAIERAGLLDAGFLLYSEELEWQQRLRAYGRITYLPTAEIVHHEGRSSEQIPIRRLILFHRSRLRYARVRYGDRLAQAVRMFLLAAYTAELLIESGKWLLGHRRDLRARRVAACFALLRALSGPGNEVW; via the coding sequence ATGCTTGCAATCATTATCGTTTCCTGGAATGTTCGCACCCTGATCGACCGTTGCATCGCAACGGTGCAGGCATCGCTTGCCGATTCGGGCATCGACTACCGGATCATGGTGGTCGATAATGCCTCGACTGACGGAACGCCAGTTCTGCTGCGTACGCGCTACCCTGGCGTTGAGGTGATTGAAGCCGGGCGCAATCTGGGGTTTGCCGGCGGCAACAATCTGGCGCTGCGCCGTCTCTTTGCCCGGAATGACTGGAATGCCCGCTATGTCTTGCTGCTCAACCCCGATACCGAAGTGATCGGCGACGCGCTTCCGCAGATGGTGCGCTACCTGGAGACCCATCCTGAGGTGGCGGTGGTCGGACCGCGACTGCGGTACCCGGATGGAACGGTGCAGTCGAGCCGACGCCGTTTCCCGACCCCCGGCGTCTTCTTCTGGGAGAGCACGCCGCTCGAATGGCGCTGGAGCGACAATCCATGGGTGCGGTATTACCGTTGCGCCGATCTGCCGGACAACCGGGAACAGGCGGTCGATTGGCTGGTGGGAGCGGCGCTGATGGTGCGACGGTCGGCAATTGAGCGCGCCGGTCTGCTCGATGCCGGTTTCCTGCTGTACTCCGAAGAACTGGAATGGCAGCAGCGTCTCAGGGCATACGGTCGAATCACCTATCTTCCCACTGCGGAGATCGTTCATCACGAGGGGCGAAGCAGCGAACAGATCCCAATCCGACGATTGATCCTCTTCCACCGCAGTCGTCTGCGTTATGCGCGGGTGCGCTACGGTGATCGTCTGGCGCAGGCGGTGCGCATGTTCCTTCTCGCTGCGTATACTGCCGAACTGTTGATCGAGAGCGGCAAATGGCTGCTGGGGCATCGACGCGACCTGCGCGCCCGGCGAGTCGCAGCCTGCTTTGCTTTGCTGCGGGCGTTGAGCGGACCAGGAAATGAGGTATGGTAG
- a CDS encoding glycosyltransferase family 2 protein — MTPPRAEPLATLSVAIIARNEERHIGGALASVVDLAGEIVAVVDNRSSDTTADICRTFGARVHIEPWRGFPAQRNRALDLCTGTWVLFLDADERAPPDLAAEIRAALTGESGMAGFWIPRYNLFFGQRLRGGGWYPDHQLRLMRRACARYDESRLVHEVAALDGPAGTLRHHLLHLNIEHLDELWRKQRAYAIQEAHTLFLAGASVRWRTFIGAPAREFYRRFVTLHGYRDGALGLFLCATMAYFEVVKYVHLKGLTTFKHSLQLQR, encoded by the coding sequence ATGACCCCGCCACGCGCCGAACCCCTTGCCACGCTGTCGGTGGCGATCATTGCCCGGAATGAAGAGCGGCACATCGGCGGCGCGCTTGCCAGCGTCGTGGATCTTGCTGGCGAGATCGTTGCTGTGGTCGACAATCGTTCCTCCGATACGACTGCCGATATCTGTCGCACGTTCGGCGCGCGGGTACATATCGAGCCGTGGCGTGGCTTTCCGGCGCAGCGCAATCGCGCACTCGATCTCTGTACCGGTACATGGGTATTGTTCCTCGATGCCGATGAACGGGCGCCCCCCGACCTGGCGGCAGAGATTCGCGCTGCGCTGACCGGCGAGTCGGGTATGGCGGGGTTCTGGATCCCGCGCTACAACCTGTTCTTTGGGCAACGGCTGCGCGGCGGCGGGTGGTACCCTGACCATCAACTGCGGTTGATGCGCCGGGCATGCGCCCGCTACGACGAGTCGCGCCTGGTGCACGAAGTCGCTGCACTCGATGGACCTGCTGGCACGCTGCGCCATCATCTGCTGCATCTCAATATCGAGCATCTCGACGAGTTGTGGCGCAAGCAGCGGGCGTATGCCATCCAGGAGGCGCATACGCTCTTCCTGGCGGGCGCGTCGGTGCGCTGGCGGACGTTCATCGGCGCGCCAGCGCGCGAGTTCTACCGGCGTTTCGTCACCCTGCATGGCTACCGCGATGGAGCGCTCGGTCTGTTTCTCTGCGCAACGATGGCGTACTTCGAAGTGGTGAAATACGTTCATCTCAAGGGGCTGACCACGTTCAAACATTCGTTGCAACTTCAGCGTTAA
- a CDS encoding glycosyltransferase family 2 protein, which yields MKRVGVAIVSFNTRDLLAGCLESLTTCSLPFHVVVVDNASRDGSAALVRCRFPWVTLIDAGRNLGFAAATNLAIRTVRDLHPTLEYVLALNPDTVVGEGAIETLVAFLDAHPRVGIVAPRLLNPDGTVQSAAFRFPTLLMTVLDLFPPGEVLPGRLYNSWWHGRYPQEQSGAAPFPIDHPLGACMLVRCAVIDQIGMLDEEYFMYAEEVDWCYRARRAGWAIWQEPRAQVVHIGGAATGQFRARMLVALYASRLRFFRKHYSAPIADLHAAIIRAGMVRLILGAWRAYANRAIGRDELRSRLWAYGSILRL from the coding sequence ATGAAAAGGGTCGGTGTGGCAATCGTTTCGTTCAACACGCGCGATCTTCTCGCTGGGTGCCTTGAGTCGCTCACGACGTGTTCTTTGCCGTTTCACGTCGTTGTAGTAGACAATGCGTCACGTGATGGCAGCGCAGCGCTGGTGCGTTGTCGCTTCCCCTGGGTGACACTCATCGATGCCGGGCGTAATCTGGGGTTTGCCGCTGCGACCAATCTGGCGATTCGCACGGTGCGCGATCTGCATCCGACGCTTGAGTATGTGCTAGCGCTCAACCCCGATACCGTGGTGGGCGAGGGCGCTATCGAGACGCTGGTCGCTTTTCTGGATGCGCATCCCCGTGTCGGTATCGTTGCTCCACGGTTGTTGAATCCGGATGGGACTGTTCAGTCTGCGGCGTTTCGCTTTCCGACGCTGCTGATGACGGTGCTCGATCTTTTTCCGCCGGGTGAGGTGTTGCCCGGACGCCTCTACAACTCCTGGTGGCATGGTCGCTACCCGCAGGAGCAATCCGGCGCTGCGCCGTTCCCGATCGATCATCCTCTCGGCGCGTGTATGCTCGTCCGCTGTGCGGTGATCGATCAGATTGGCATGCTCGATGAGGAGTACTTTATGTATGCCGAGGAGGTAGACTGGTGTTATCGCGCCCGACGCGCGGGATGGGCTATCTGGCAGGAACCTCGCGCGCAGGTGGTGCACATCGGCGGCGCTGCGACCGGTCAGTTTCGCGCCCGGATGCTGGTGGCGCTGTATGCCAGTCGGTTACGCTTCTTTCGCAAGCACTATAGCGCGCCCATTGCCGATCTCCACGCGGCGATCATCCGCGCTGGCATGGTGCGCCTGATCCTCGGCGCCTGGCGCGCCTATGCGAACCGGGCTATCGGGCGCGATGAGTTGCGGTCGCGGTTGTGGGCGTATGGGAGTATTCTGCGTTTATGA
- a CDS encoding response regulator, with product MPINVLVVDDNRVFRDSFCELLNACYDHLQIIPAGDGSAALSLTRQISFDLIILDYELTTFSGGDVVRRLRARGTALPPIILISAHPDLPVIARLHMVSGYLQKPVDADALREVLDPLIRQPQVRSAGPTLWRIQEKRR from the coding sequence ATGCCAATCAACGTCCTGGTCGTCGACGACAATCGTGTCTTTCGCGACTCTTTTTGTGAATTGCTCAACGCCTGTTACGATCACCTCCAGATCATACCGGCGGGTGACGGCAGCGCTGCACTGAGTCTGACCCGGCAGATCTCCTTCGATCTGATCATTCTCGATTACGAACTGACCACCTTCAGCGGCGGCGACGTGGTGCGCCGCTTGCGCGCACGCGGCACAGCGCTGCCCCCAATTATTCTCATCTCCGCCCATCCCGACCTGCCGGTTATCGCGCGATTGCATATGGTCAGCGGCTACCTGCAAAAACCGGTGGACGCCGACGCGCTGCGCGAGGTGCTTGATCCCTTGATCAGGCAACCGCAGGTGCGCAGCGCCGGACCGACCCTCTGGCGCATTCAGGAAAAGCGCCGGTAG
- a CDS encoding ADP-ribosylglycohydrolase family protein: MDQQDRFRGCLLGLAVGDAIGTTVEFRPRGSFALLTDMVGGGPFHLQAGQWTDDTSMALCLATSLVECNGFDAHDQMMRYCAWAETGYLSSTGTCFDIGSTTSSALRRFRQTGDPFAGADDPHLASNGCIMRLAPIPMFFFPDLDAAERYAAESSRTTHGAAECLDACRLLARIICRALSDQSKVEVALGDRQTFVGSEKIVAIARGAYLEKSEKDIRGSGYVVDSLEAAMWCFFSSRTFAEAVLMAANLGDDADTTAAVCGQVAGAYYGARDIPAAWIERLALRSEITDLADRLYSASKTREG, translated from the coding sequence ATGGATCAACAAGACCGTTTTCGTGGTTGTCTTCTTGGCCTTGCCGTCGGGGATGCGATTGGCACGACCGTTGAGTTCCGTCCCCGCGGAAGTTTCGCGCTGCTGACGGATATGGTCGGCGGAGGTCCTTTCCATCTTCAGGCAGGGCAGTGGACTGACGACACGTCCATGGCGCTGTGCCTGGCAACCAGCCTGGTGGAGTGCAACGGGTTTGATGCCCATGATCAAATGATGCGTTATTGCGCGTGGGCTGAGACGGGTTATTTGAGCAGCACGGGGACGTGTTTTGACATAGGCAGTACCACATCCTCTGCACTGCGCCGGTTTCGCCAGACAGGAGATCCCTTTGCCGGAGCAGACGATCCGCACTTAGCCAGTAATGGCTGCATTATGCGGCTGGCGCCGATTCCGATGTTCTTCTTCCCAGACCTGGACGCAGCAGAACGATATGCAGCGGAGAGTTCCCGCACCACTCACGGGGCGGCGGAGTGCCTGGATGCCTGTCGTCTCCTGGCGCGGATCATATGCCGGGCATTATCTGACCAATCGAAGGTTGAGGTTGCCCTGGGGGACAGGCAGACATTCGTGGGATCGGAGAAGATCGTTGCGATTGCCCGTGGCGCCTACCTTGAAAAGTCGGAAAAAGATATTCGCGGATCCGGGTATGTGGTGGACAGTCTGGAAGCGGCGATGTGGTGTTTCTTTAGTTCCCGCACTTTTGCGGAAGCGGTTCTTATGGCGGCAAATCTGGGCGACGACGCAGACACAACGGCTGCGGTATGCGGGCAGGTGGCAGGAGCGTACTATGGTGCGCGAGACATCCCTGCTGCCTGGATCGAACGACTTGCGTTGCGTTCGGAGATAACGGATCTCGCTGACCGGCTCTATAGCGCGAGCAAAACGAGAGAGGGTTGA